ACTCTTAGGATGGTGCGATCCAACCAAAAAAGGCTTGAATCACAAGTCCTAGTGTTATTCAAGCCCGATCGTAACTAGGATAATATGATTCAGACAAACATCTTTAGTGTAATTCCAATCAAATCGCATCATCTTAAGTATGATATGATCGAGGTAACACTTGTGATTCAAGCCCGATCGTAACTGGGATAATATGATTCAAACAAACATCTTTAGTGTAATTCCAATCAAATCGCATCATCTTAAGTGTGATATGATCGAGGTAACACTTAACTGATTGGTCAATAACTTCTATTGtagacaaattttttaattttattttttaaattattaactataaaattaatatacaccATAACCAAAAACATTTAGTAAAGGTATGAGAGAAACATTTCAGAGATGATAAAgagtattttcatctttttaatgATTCTAGCATTCTGATTAACATATTTCACTCAAACACGAGTAGAAATATGTCTCCATGGCAAACCCCCTGGATAGAAAATGGTCATTCCCTCGATAGCTTTTACGTGCGTGCATGACGCAtctttgaaatgaaaaaataaaaggtgaCAAACACAAGTGGATAAGTGCACCACCAAACCAAAAGGAGGCACTGATTTTGCCACCAAACACAAGTGGATAATTGAAAAGTTTGCTATTTAACTGAAAGAAATTCCCATGCTTAGATGTTGTTGTTATCTCATTTCTACAAAATACTAACTTGTTCCCAGCTCAGCTTTGACCCAGTCTCAGAAATGCCACCCTCAATACCAAGATGAACATAAATGGCAACGTGTCAATACAATTCATCCTTTGCATTACCAAACCCAACTTCATTCCAGATAACCATCGCGCATATTTTAAGGGTGACTatcatttcatataaatttaagcatataatcaaatatttttttttactttaatccCAATACAAAATTTGACATAAAACTAGCATTCAGAGAGGATATTCGAATAATTcaaaactaattaatatataattataggaccagaataaatgaatattctcccataaataatcaatttttgttttacttgTGATTTTTTgggaaaacattattttttttgtaacgaAAAACTTTATTCGAGCCAGATAATTACTTTTGGGATTAAATTAACTATattgaacaaaataaatctcAGATCTAATGATCgatttcaaaaaatattgatttattgtAGGCAAAATTTGGTAAAAACTGTCCCCCAagttatgtaaaaaaaaaaaaaaattgaaatcagaCGCGGCGCCTGGAGATTGTGCACATGTCTCACTCGCCAACTTTCCATCATAGACAAATATTTATACCAAATCAAACGCTAATCGATTTTGTACTCTAAATTCATTCAAACAGAACCAAAACGCAAGCTAAAAAGCTGGCAATCTAGCTTGGATATCTAATCAATACATCCTTATGGCTTCTCCTGATCTCTCTGTGATTCTACCTCGAGTTCTCATCGTCTCCAGACGAACCAATCGCAAGAACAAATTTGTAGATTTCGTTGGTACACTATCTCCATTTCTCTCTTAGTACATCATagttaatcatttttattcaatttgtgAAATATTGATGAAAACTTTGAAACTTTGCGATTGATTTTCAGGTGAATATCATCTTGATCTTATAGTTGGCTACGGTGCAGTGCCAGTTATTGTACCTCGAGTTACTGGGGTGCATAAGTTATTAGACAGCTTTGAGCTGATTCACGGTGTTCTTCTTTGTGAAGGAGAAGATATTGACCCGTCGTTATACGAAGATGAAACGTCAGGTCTTTCTCCGGAAGAATTGGAAGAAATCCGGCGAATACATGCAAGTGATACTGCCATCGATAAAGAAAAGGATTCAATCGAATTAAGGCTCGCAAAACTTTGCCTGGAAAGAACAATACCGTATCTGGGTATTTGCAGAGGGTCCCAAGTGTTAAATGTTGCCAGTGGAGGCGCCCTTTACCAGGACGTAGAGAAGGAAATCTCACAAAAATGTGCTGAAAATCAGAGAGTTGCGCATATTGATTATCATAATTATGATGGTCACAGGCATCGAGTAAAAGTGGTGGAGAAAACTCCTTTGCATGATTGGTTTAAGGATTCTTTGGAGGAAGAAAAAATGGAGATTTGGGTTAATAGTTATCACCACCAAGGTGTTAAGCGATTAGCTCAACGT
The genomic region above belongs to Mangifera indica cultivar Alphonso chromosome 15, CATAS_Mindica_2.1, whole genome shotgun sequence and contains:
- the LOC123198326 gene encoding putative glutamine amidotransferase GAT1_2.1 — translated: MASPDLSVILPRVLIVSRRTNRKNKFVDFVGEYHLDLIVGYGAVPVIVPRVTGVHKLLDSFELIHGVLLCEGEDIDPSLYEDETSGLSPEELEEIRRIHASDTAIDKEKDSIELRLAKLCLERTIPYLGICRGSQVLNVASGGALYQDVEKEISQKCAENQRVAHIDYHNYDGHRHRVKVVEKTPLHDWFKDSLEEEKMEIWVNSYHHQGVKRLAQRFVPMAFAPDGLIEAFYDPDAYNPEEGKFIMGLQFHPERMRQPYSDEFDYPGCPSAYQEFVKAVIAYQKKLNSNSTCIPDPIFLNREMENKRKTIIKSFSLARGIYMSGRAMNPSKESKRIQTRAYFHESNTALSLQQEKRLKQMGATVRNANSYLERLKLNEERERLAQNVMGKMTVERLSDLMSFYLMMSQICTKSWKESFMGLSTTENDPSHS